ACGGCGCGCGTACTACCGCAGCAATGGCGAACCGGGCATCGGGCTGGGCATCGTCAAGACCTCCACCGCCAACTCGCTGGACGTGGCCCGCACCGCACGTGCCGAAGCCGAGCGCGTCGGGCAGACCCTGCCCGAAGGCACCCACATCTTCGTCGCCTTCGACAACACCACCTTCATCGAAGCGGCCGTGGACCGCGTCTACGCCACGCTGGTGGAAGCCATGCTGCTGGTGCTGGCGGTGATCTGGCTGTTCCTCGGCAGTTTCCGCGCCGCGCTGATTCCCGCGGTCACCGTGCCGGTGTGCCTGGTGGCGGCGTTCATCGCGTTGTACGCGTTTGGTTTTTCCATCAACCTGCTGACCCTGCTGGCGCTGGTGCTGTGTATCGGCCTGGTGGTTGATGACGCCATCGTGGTGGTGGAAAACGTGCAGCGCCGCATCGACCTGGGCGAGCCGCCGCTGGTGGCCTCCAAGCGCGGCACCGCGCAGGTGGCGTTCGCGGTGATCGCCACCACCGCCGTGCTGGTGGCGGTGTTCCTGCCGGTGGGCTTCCTGGAAGGCAATACCGGTCGCCTGTTCCGCGAGTTGGCCGTGGCGCTGGCCGCCGCCGTGGCGCTGTCGGCGTTCGTCTCGCTCACGCTGACCCCGATGATGGCCTCCAAGCTGCTCAAGCCGCACAGCGGCCAGCCGCCGAAGGGACTGCACGGGGTGATCAACCGCAATCTGGACCGCGTCTCGGCCGCCTACGGGCGGGTGCTCGACGCACACGTCGGGCGCACCTGGATCTACGTGGTGGTGATGCTGCTGTCGCTGCTGGCCAGCGCGTTGCTGCTAAAGCTGCTGCCGTCCGAACTGGCGCCGGCCGAAGACCGCGGTTCGTTCCAGATCATGATCGATGGCCCGGAAGGCGCCGGCTACGACTACACCGTGGGCCAGGTGCAGGAAGTGGAGAAGGTGGTGGCCGGGTTTGTCGGCGACGACAAGCCGATCGTGCGCGCCAACCCGCGCGTGCCCGGCGGCTTCGGTGCCAGCGAAGAAATGCATACCGGCCGCATCAGCGTGTTCCTGCAGCCATGGCGCGAGCGCCAGGCCGCCACGCCGGACGTGGCCGCCGACCTGCAGAAGCACCTGGATGGCATACGCGGCGTGCGCGTGCGCACCCAGGTCGGTGGCGGGCTGGTGCGCAGCCAGGGCCAGCCGTTCCAGATCGTGCTGGGCGGGCCGGAGTACGCCGAAATCGCGCAGTGGCGCGATCGCATGCTGGCACGCATGGCCGACAACCCGGGCCTGGTCGGCCCGGATTCGGACTACAAGGAAACCCGGCCGCAGATGCGGGTCAACATCGACCGCCAGCGCGCCGCCGACCTGGGCGTGTCGGTCACCGCGATCGGCAGCGCGCTGGAAACCATGATGGGCTCGCGCCGGGTCACCACCTTCGTCGACAACGGCGAGGAATACGACGTACTGGTGCAGGCTGGCCGCGATGGCCGCGCCACCCCGGCCGACCTGGCCGCCATCCGCGTGCGTGCCAGCGGCGGCGAACTGGTGCCGTTGTCCAACCTGGTCACGCTCAGCGAAGTGGCCGAGGCGGGCAACCTCAACCGCTTCAACCGGCTGCGCTCGATCACCATCACCGCCGGGCTGGCCCCGGGCTACCCGCTGGGCGAGGCGATCGCGTGGGCCCAGCAGACCGCCCGCGAGGAACTGCCGCAGCACGCGCAGCTGGACTGGAAGGGGGAATCGCGCGAATACCAGAACGCCGGTAGTGCGGTGCTGCTGACCTTCGCCATGGCATTGCTGGTGGTGTACCTGGTGCTGGCCGCGCAGTTCGAGAGCTTCATCCACCCGCTGGTGATCATGCTGACCGTGCCGCTGGGCGTGCTCGGCGCGCTGCTGGGCCTGTATGTCAGTGGCGGCAGCATCAACCTGTTCAGCCAGATCGGCATCGTGATGCTGGTCGGGCTGGCGGCCAAGAACGGCATCCTGATCGTGGAGTTCGCCAACCAGCTGCGCGACGAAGGCCGCGACGTGCACCGGGCCATCGTCGAGTCGTCGATGGTGCGCCTCCGCCCGATCCTGATGACCTCCATTGCCACGGTGGTCGGCGCGATCCCGCTGGTGGTCGCCGGCGGCCCGGGCTCGGCCAGCCGCGGCACCATCGGCATCGTGGTGATCTTCGGCGTCACCGTGTCCACCTTCCTGTCCCTGTTCGTGGTGCCGGCGTTCTATTCGCTGCTGGCCCCGTACACGCGTTCGCCCGAAGCGGTGGCCCGTGAGCTGGAGAAGCAGGAGGCGGAGACCCCGTCGGTGGGCGGGCACGCCTGACCGGGGCAGATGAATACGTAGCTGCCGTGTAGAGCCGGGCTTTTTCCCGGCTGCTCTGCCGATAAGAGGCCGCGTAGAGCCGGGCTCTGCCCGGCTGCTCTGCTCCGCGCGGCCAAAAAGCATCAAGCAGCCGGGCAGAGCCCGGCTCTACGGCGCTGGCGTGTGATTGCCCGGGCGCGTGGCGACGCGTTCACCCGCCCCACGCCGCCGCCCCCCACGCACCCGGCGCTACCCGTGGCGGCCGTGATGGTGGAGAATCGACCCGGTCCCCTCCAGCCGACGGGACGTCCTTTTTTTCCGCCGACTGGAGAGAGCGCGTGGAAGCAACCGTACATTTCATCAACAGCATCATCTGGAGCAAGGCGCTGATCGCCGTGTGCCTGGGCGCTGGCCTGTTCTTCAGCGTCCGCACCCGGTTCATGCAGATCCGCGGCTTCTTCGAGATGTGCCGCCTTACGGTGAAGGGCGAGAAGTCCGATGCCGGCGTGTCCTCCTTCCAGGCCCTGGCCATGTCGATGGCCGGCCGCATGGGCATCGGCAACATCGCCGGCGTGGCCACCGCCATCGCTTTCGGCGGTCCCGGCGCGATCTTCTGGATGTGGGTCATGGGCTTCGTCGGCGCCTCCACCTCGTACGTGGAATGCACCCTGGCCCAGATCTACAAGACCAAGGACGCCGAAGGCCGCTACCGCGGCGGCCCGGCGTACTACATCGAAAAAGCGATGGGCATGAAGTGGTACGCCCTGGCCTTCGCCGTGGCCACCATCATCGCCGCGGGCTTCCTGATGCCGGGCGTGCAGGCCAATGCCATCGCCGACAGCATCATCAACGCCTGCCGTGGCGGCGCCCTGTGCGGCCCGCTGGATGGCCAATTCATGGGCCTGGCCGACGTCCAGGCACTGAAGCTGGGTATCGGCGTCGTGGTGGCGCTGCTGCTGGGCGTGGTCATCTTCGGCGGCGTCAAGCGCATCGCCAACTTCGCCGAAGTGGTGGTGCCGTTCATGGCCGCCGCGTTCATCCTGATGGCCATCGTCATCATGATCATCAACTACGACCGCGTGCCGGAAATGTTCGGCATCATCTTCGACAGCGCCTTCGGCACCCACGCCGCGTTCGGCGCGATGATGGGCCTGGCGGTGGAGTGGGGCATCAAGCGCGGCATCTATGCCAATGAAGCCGGCCAGGGCTCGGGCCCGCACGCCGCGGCTGCGTCGGAGGTCTCGCACCCGGCCAAGCAGGGCTACGTGCAGGCCTTCGCGATCTATTTCGACACCATGATGGTGTGCACCGCCACCGCCTTCCTGATCCTGGCCAGCGGCACTTACAACGTGTACTCGCCGGTGGCCGGTGCCGAGCCGATCTTCCAGGGCCTGGCCGGTATCCCGGAAGGCGCGGGCTACGCGCAGGCCGGTGTGGAAGCGGTGTTGCCGGGCTGGGGCGCCTCGTTCGTGTCGGTGGCGATCTTCTTCTTCGCCTTCACCACGATCATGGCCTATTACTACATGGCCGAAACCAACCTCAGCTACATCAACCAGAACCGCAAGCGCCCGCTCACCGTGCTGGTGCTGCGCCTGGGCATCATCGGCATGGTGGTGTTCGGTGCGTTCCACAACGCCACCCTGGCGTGGGCGCTGGGCGACATCGGCGTGGGCCTGATGGCCTGGTTGAACATCATCGCCATCCTGATCGTGCAGAAGCCGGCGATGCTGGCGCTGCGCGATTACGAACGACAGAAGAAGCTCGGCCTGGATCCGACCTTCGACCCCGATGCATTGGGCATCAAGAACGCCGATTTCTGGCGTCAACGCAAGCTGGAGTTGTCCCGTAGTGAATGATCCCTGGAAGAATGCCCGCCGCCCGTCTTCGCGGCCGCCGCGGGCCACCCCGCTGCCCCCGCGCGAGGGCGGCACGCCGCCACCGCCGGGGCGGGGCAATGACGAGCTGCGCCTGTATGGCTGGAACGCCGTGCAGGCCCTGTTCGACAAGCGCCCACAGGCGCTGCGCAAGCTGTACCTGGCCGAATCGCTGATCCCGCGCCTGCAGCCGATGCTGAAGTGGTGCGTGTCCAACCGGGTGGGCTACCGCGTGGTGGAAGAGGGCGACCTCAACAAGCTGGCCGCTACCACCCACCATGAAGGGGTGGTGGCCGACGTGCTGCGCGCGCCGATGCTGGAGCTGGGCGAGTGGCTGGGCACGCTGCCGGCCGGCACGCCGGCGCTGGCGCTGTGGCTGGATGGCGTGGGCAACCCGCACAATTTCGGCGCGATCCTGCGCTCGGCGGCGCATTTCGGCGTGGCCGGCCTGCTGCTGCCACCGGGGTCCACGCTGGCGTTGTCCGGCGCGGCCGCGCGCGTAGCCGAAGGCGGCGCCGAATCGGTGCCGCTGGTGCGGCTGCCGGCAGTGCCGCAGGCGATGCAGCAGCTGCGCGACGCCGGCTTTGGCCTGGCCGCGACGCTGGTGGACGGCGGCGACAACCTGTTCGCCAGCGATGTGCCGGCGCGCCTGGTGTACGTGATGGGCGCCGAAGGCGAGGGCATGGACCGTGAGCTGGCGCAGGACTGCGACGCGCAGGTGTCCATTCCGGGTACCGGCGCGGTGGAGAGCCTCAACGTGGCATCGGCGACAGCGGTGCTGTTGTCGCACTGGTACGGACGCCAGGTCCGCTGAACAGGTGATGTTTTTCGGGTAGCGCGCGTGCGCGCTTGCCCAACGCGGTGTGATCGGTGTCACTGATGGCGTAGTGACTACAGCCGATTCGGATTTTTCGCATAGTGCGCTGGCCTTGAGCTGCGTCACAGTGCTCGGCGGTGCTGTGTTGGGTAGGTGAGGAGAGACACCCACCCAGCGCGGCGCCGTTGTCCGGATCGCAGAATGTCTGTGACGCTCACCGCGTGGGGTGTGACGAGTCCCGGTAGCCCGGTCGTTTTTCGACCGGGCTTTTTTATGCGTCATCGATGGGTAGAGCCACCCCACGGGTGGCTGCACGCAGCGCGGGAACACCCGCTCTCTACGCTTCCGTCATTGCCCCACGCAATGAACACCATGGTTGCGATCGCCGGCCAAGAACGCAGAACAACACCATCGCACGTGATGCGAAATGGCGTGCGTGCGGCCCCGCACAGATCGGCAAAAACAAGGGTTCTGCACATTGTTGCCGCCCGACGCGCTGTGCAGATTGGCGCAGCGGTGTGCTTGAGCACCGCCTTCTTTCCAGTCTCACGGGAGTCTTGGCATGACCTTGTCCGCGTTGTCGTTTCATCGTGTCGCCGCACTAGCGCTGGCGGCTGTTTCCATGGGGCTTGTCGCTCCGCACGCCGCCGCGCAGGCGCGCAGCCTGGACGGGGTGAACTTCACCGGTCCGCTGGTGACTGCCAACCCGGCCGGGGTGGCGCGCGGCCACTGGTACATCGAGCCGTACCTGGTCCGCGTCGACAGTGATGCCGGTTACGACACCACCGGTCGCCGCCAGCGCAGCAGCGACAGCGGCGCCTGGCTCACCGTCGTGCCCATCGCCTATGGCATGGGCGAGCGCGTGACCGCGCAGGTCAATCTCAGCGCGGCACGTGCCGACGCGGCCGGCGCGCGCAGCGGTGCAGTGCGTGCCGGTGACACCACCGCGCGGCTGCAGTACCTGTTGCAGGCGCCCAGCGCCGACGGCACGCGCCCGGCCATTTCGGTGGCGCTGCTGCAGCGCTTTGCCACCGGCAGCTACGACCGCATCGGTGGCAATCCACTCAACGCCCAGGGCGATGGCGTGCAGCGCACCACCTTTGCACTGGGCGTGCAGCAGGTGCTGTGGATGCCCAATGACCGCCCGCTGCGCTGGCGTGGCCAGCTCAGCGCCAGCCCGGCACCGGCGCGCGTGGCGCTGCACGACAGCAGCGTGTACGGCACCGATCCCGGCTTCCGCGGCAGCATCGCGCGGGGCTCGCTGCTGGGTCTCTCGTTGGGGGCCGAATACAGCTTCAACGCCCGCTGGGTGGCTGCGCTGGACCTCACCGCCAGCCGCGAAAGCGACCAGCACATCACCGGTTATGCCCCGGGCAGCGAGGGCCTGCGCAGCGTCAACCAGCGCCGGCCTTCCAGCAGCAGCGTCAGCCTTGCGCCGGCCATCGAGTACCACTTCAGTCCCTCGCTGGGGCTGATCGCCGGCGTCGAGTTCAGCGTGGGCGGCCGCAACAGCGGTGCGTTCGTCAGCCCGCAGATCGCACTCGGGATGTACTTCTGATGCGCGCGCCCTCGACCCGCCGTCCTGTCCCCGGGAGCCGCCCATGACCATTGAATCCATCGTTGCCCGCCTGCTCGACCTGGTCTGGAGCCCAGCGCTGGTGGGGCTGTGCCTGCTGGCCGGCCTGTACTTCAGCGTGCGCACCCGCTTCATCCAGCTGCGTGCATTGCCGGACATGCTGCGCCTGTTGTTCAGTTCCAGCAGTTCGGCCTCCGGGGTGTCCTCGTTCCAGGCACTGAGCCTGTCGCTGTCCAGCCGCGTCGGCGTCGGCAACATCGCCGGCGTGGCGATGGCCATCGCCTACGGCGGTCCCGGCGCGATCTTCTGGATGTGGTGCGTGGCCTTCCTGGGTGCCAGCAGCGCGTTCATCGAATCGACCCTGGCGCAGATCTACAAGGAGCGCGATGCCAACGGGCAGTACCGCGGCGGCCCGGCGTACTACATCGAACGCGCGCTGGGCCAGCGCTGGTATGCCGTGGCCTTCGCGATCAGCGCGGTGATTGGCTGCGGACTGTTCCTGCCGGGCACCCAGTCCAATGCGATCGCCAGTGCGCTCGACGGCGCCTGGGGCGTTCCCGCCAGTGCATCGGCGGCCGGCATGGTGGTCGTGATCGGGTTGGTGATTTTCGGCGGCGTACGCCGTATCGCCAGCGTGACGCAGGTGGTGGTGCCGATCATGGCGATCGGCTATCTGCTGGTGGCCGCAGTGGTGATGGCGCTCAACGTGGATGCGCTGCCGGGCATGGCGCGGCTGATCGTCGACAGCGCGTTCGGTACCGATGCCGCTTTTGGCGCGATGATCGGCACCGCCATCCAGTGGGGCGTGCGCCGCGGGGTGATGTCCAATGAAGCCGGCATGGGCAGTGGCGCGCATCCGGCTGCGGCCGCCGAGGTCTCGCATCCGGTCAAGCAGGGCCTGGTGCAGGCATTCTCGGTCTACATCGACACCCTGGTGGTGTGCAGCGCCACCGCATTCCTGGTGTTGTCCACCGGCGCTTACAACGTGTACGACCCGGCGGCGGCAAGCCATGCCGGCATGCTGGTGGCGAACGTACCGGGGCTGGCCGCCGGACCGCACTTCGTGCAGCACGCGGTCGAGTCGGCGTTGCCCGGATTCGGCACGGCCTTCATCGCGTTGGCGATTCTGCCGTTCGCCTTCAGCACCATCCTGGCGCTGTATTACAACGCCGAAACCAACGTGGTGTACCTGTGCCGCAACCAGCACCGCCCGTGGGTGCTGCGGCTGTTCCAGGTGGCGTTCCTGGGCGTGGCCACGTGGTCGGCGGTCAATACCGCAACGGTGGCGTGGTCGTTGGGCGACATCGGCGTCGGCCTGATGAGCTGGTTGAACATCATCGCGCTGCTGCTGTTGCAGAAGCCGGCACTGGCCGCATTGCGGGACTACGAGAAAAGCCGGCGTGCCGGCATCGACCCGGTGTTCAACCCGCAGGTGGCCGGCGTTGCCCGGGCCGAGTTGTGGAACGAGATCGCCGCGCGCGGCGGCAAATGAGCAGGGCAGGGACCGTGGCGATGCGCCACGGTCCCTGAGGACCGTCATTCGTTGGGCGGCGTGGTCGGCTTGGCTTCGCTGCCGAAGCTGCCGTCGGCCTCGGCAGCCAAGTAGGCAAACACGGTGTAAGCGGCCACGTTCTGTGCCAGCGCGGCCGGGTCGATCTTGTCCAGGGTGTCGTCGGCGGTGTGGTGCAGGTGGAAGTAGTCGCTGCCGTCCTGCGCCAACCACGCCCAGGCGCCGCCCTTGGCGGCCAGCGGGCCCACGTCCGGGCCGGGGCCGCCCTTGTCGGCGGCGTACTCGATGCCGAGTGGCTTGAGCACGTCGGCAATCTGGCGGGTGGCATCGCGCGAGCCCTGCGGGTTCGGCGAGCCGGTGTTGAAGGCGTAGATGCGGCCGGCGCCGAAGTCGCTCTCGGCGGCCAGCTGGTGCAGCACCACGTCCTTGGCATGGGCCTCGGCATACGCCTTGCCGCCGTACAGACCCTGTTCCTCGTTGGCGAACGCCACCACGCGGATGGTGCGCTTCGGGGCCTGCTTGAGCTGGCCGATCAGGTGGCCCGCGGCCATGGTGATGCCCACGCCGGCGCCATCGTCCACGGCACCGGTGCCCAGGTCCCAGGAATCGAGGTGACCGCCGATGACAACGACTTCCTTGGGCAGGCTGCGCCCGGTGATTTCGCCGATGACGTTGTACGAGGTGGCCTTGCCGTCCCACCCGCAATCCAGGCTCAGCTTCAGCGTGGTGCTGCCAAGCGCGACCAGGCGGGCGAGCTGGTTGGCATCGGGTACCGACAAGGCCGCGGCCGGTACCGGCGTCAGGCCGTCATCGAAACGGGTGATGCCGGTGTGCGGCACGCGGTGCGAATCGGTACCGGCCGAGCGCATCACAAAGCCCACCGCACCCTTGCGGATCGCCTCGGACGGGCCCTTGCTGCGCACCGCGCCACCGTTGCCGTAGTCACGACCGTCGCGGTAGGCGGTCATCTGGTAGTCGACGAAGGCGATCTTGCCCTTCAGGGAACCTTCCGGTGCCGCCTGCAGCGCGGCCAGGTCGGCAAAGCGCACCACCTCGGCCTCGACCGTGCCGCCCGGGCTGCCGCCCAGCGCGGTGATGGTCAGCGGCTGGGCGTGCTTGCCGATCACCTGGGCGTGTTCACTGCGGCGTTCCCACTTGGGGAAGGTCACCGGCTCGGTCCAGACCTTGTCAAAACCCAGTGCCTTGAACTTGGCCACGGCCCAGGCCACGGCGCGGGCATCGGCCTCGCCACCGGCGATGCGCGGGCCGATCTCGGTGGTGAGCGACTCGACCACCTTCCAGCCGGTGTCGTCCTTGAGGGCCTGCTCGCGCAGTTCGGCGGCGGTGGCCAGCGACTTGGGCGCCAGCGTGGTGGGGCCGGTCGCCGCGAACGCCGGGGCGGCCAACAGTGCGAGGGAGGATGCGATGGCAAGGACGCGGCGACGCATGGACAGCTCCGGAAAGCAGGACAGAAGCGTCCGAGCTTAGCAGCCTGCCCGGCCCGCACATGGGTGGGAGGTCATGGTTGCGCGGACGCTGTTTTCCATACGCGAAAACCCCGCCGGGGCGAGGTTTCGCATGTGCATCGGCAACCGCCAGAACCACCGGGTAGTGCCGGCCGCTGGCCGGCTCTGCAGACATCCAGCATCGCCTGGAGCCGGCCGGCGGCCGGCACTACCGGGATACTGATGCTTCAGCGCTTGAGGTTGTCGCGGATTTCGCGCAGCAGCAGCACTTCTTCAGCCGGGGCGGCCGGCGCGGCTTCCTTCTTGCGGGCCAGACGGTTGATCACCTTGACCACCAGGAAGATCGCAAACGCCACGATCACAAACTGCACCAGCGTGTTGAGGAAGTCACCGTAGCCGATCACCACCGCCGGGATTTCCTTGCCATCCGGTCCCAGCCGCGCGGGGGCAAGGGTCCAGGCAAGCTGCGAAAAATCCACCCGGCCGATCAGCCAGCCCAGCGGCGGCATGATGATCTTGTCCACCAGTGCGGTGACGATCTTGCCGAACGCCGCACCGATCACGACACCGACCGCCAGGTCGATGACGTTGCCACGCATGGCAAATTCCTTGAACTCGGTAAACATTCCCATCGGGCTCTCCTGTGGCAGGGGTAATCAAATGACGGCGCAGCGTAACGCAGCAGGTGTCATCCGGCGATGATGCCGTGGCGCTCTGCCACATTCTCCAGACGCGCGCTGAAACGGTCGCCGGGCTGCAGTGCCGCCACGCCGGCCGGGGTACCCATGAAGACCAGGTCGCCGGCCTTCAACGCCCACAGCTTGGACAGCTCGTGCAGGATCTCCGGCACGTTCCAGATCATCTGGTCCAGCAGCGATTGCTGGCGCACTTCGCCGTTGATTTCCAGCGACAGATTGAGCGCGGCCAGGTCGCCCACTTCACCGGCCGGCACCAGTTCGCTGATCGGCGCGGAATGATCGAAGCCCTTGGCCGGGTCCCACGGGTGGCCCTTGGCCTTGGCCGCCGCCTGCAGGTCGCGGCGGGTCAGGTCCAGCCCGACACCGTAGCCGAACACCAGCGCCTCGGCCTGGTCCACCGGCAGCTCGCCGGCGGGCGCGTCGCGACCGATCGCCACCACCAGCTCCACTTCGTGGTGCAGGTCGTGGGTGGCAGGCGGGTAGGGGATCACATCGTCATGCCCGACCACGATCGCATCGGCGGGCTTGCTGAAGAACATCGGGCGGCCGCGGTCATCGGCTGCCGGAACGGCGGCGCCCATCTCGCGTGCGTGGTCGGCGAAATTGCGCCCAACACAGTAGATGCGGCGCACCGGGAACGTGCCGCCACCGGCCACCGGAATGCGCGGCTGCTCGGGTGTGGGAATTACATCGGTCATGCTCGCGTCCTGTCACGTTGGGTCACAGGCAGTCTAGAACGAGCGCGCGCGACGTGCCACGCCAAACGTGGCCGAATGCGGGACGGACAAAGGGCCGCGCGACGGCGCGGCAACCCCTCAACGCGACAGCGGCAATGCCTGCTTGCGAACCACGCGGTACTCGGCGTCCACCGCCTGCGGGTCGCTCGGGCGCGTGCCCTGCTTGCGCTGGGCAAGCAGCTTCCACGCAACGCCGGCGATGATCATCGCCGCCCCCACGAACACCCCCACGAACACCAGCGCGGCCAGGATAGCCAAGCCCAACAGACCCACCGCGACGCGCACCAGCGGATGGCGCGGCTTGCGCGGCGCGAACAGGGTGCGGAACGTGTTGAACTGGAAGTAGCGCTTGTACATGGCGTTTCTTTTGGCTGAAGTCAGCGAGCCATCAGTATCCGGGGTGGCCTCTGCCATTGAGTGAAAAACTCGTTAAACGTACCGTGCGTTCATTTCAAATCAATGACTTGTGTTCATCGCCGGGCCAGCCACGTGACGGCGTGAGAGAATGCCGCCCCGTTGAATCCGCGTGCCGACATGTCTGTTTCCGATACCGCCGCCGTTCCCCTGATGGCCCTGGACGCCATTGCCGACGCAGGCTTTGCCGAGGTCGAGGTCACCCTGGACGGCGACAGCGAGTCGCTGGTCATGTACCGCCATGGTGACGACGTGCGCGGGTGGTTGAACATCTGCCCGCATGCCGGGCGACGGTTGGACTGGGCACCGGGACAGTTCCTGAAAAGCCGTGAAGGCCATCTGGTGTGCGCCGCGCACGGCGCGTCGTTCTCGCTTGACGATGGCAGCTGCGTGGCCGGCCCGTGCAAGGGCGACCGCCTGCGCGCGGTACCGCTGCAGGTGCGCGACGGCCAGGTGTGGCTCGGATAGGTAGCGACCGTGGGTCGCTACGCTTTCCTCAGAACATCAGGTTGATCATCGCCACCACCACGATGGTGTAGATCAACGACAGGGGCGCACCGACGCGCCATAGCTCGCGCGGGGTGTAGTTGGCCGGCCCGGTGATCATCGAGATCACCGGATTGGACGCGGTCATCAGGTTGTTGGACGCCGACAACGCCACGATCAACGCGAACGCCGTGGGGTTGCCGCCGGCGGCCAGCGCCAGGTTGACCGCGATGGGCACCATCACGATGGTCGCGCCCACGTGGCTGATGGTCAGCGAGAACACCGTGGTCAACAGCGCCAGCGCGATCTCCAGTACCCACACCGGAATGCCGGTGGGCAGGCGGTCGATGGTGTGCCCGGCCACCCACGCCGCCGCGCCGCTGCTGTCCATGGCCCAACCCAGCGGAATCAGGCCGGCCATCATGAAGATGGTCTTCCAGTTGATCGAGGCATACGCCTCGTCCATGCGCAGCACGCCGGTGAGCAGCATGCCGGCCACGCCGGTCATCAGGGTCAGCGCCACCGGCAGCTTGGAGGTCAGCGCGATCAGGATGGTGATGGCGAAGATGCTCATCGCGATCTTGAACTTGTGCGGGCGCTGCTCGCCTTTGGGGTAGTCGGTGACCACCACGAAATCGCGGCTCTTGGCGGCTTGGGCCAGGTCGGTCCAGATGCTGTGGAAGACCAGCATGTCGCCGGCGCGCAGGGCCACGTTGCGCACGTCTTCGCGGATCACCTGCTTGTCGCGGTTGATCGCCAGCAGGCTGATCCCGCGCTGCTTGCGCAGGCGCAGTTCCGAGGCGGTCTTGCCGATCACGTCCGAGGTGGGTGGGATCACGGCCTCGGAAATACCGGCGCGGCTGGGGTTGAACAGGTCGCCCAGGTGCTTCAGCCGCGAGGACATGCGCAGGAACTGGTTCTGCGCGAAGTCGTTGACCTGCGCGCGGGCGCCCATGACCCCCAGCACGCTGCCCACCCAGATGCGCATCTCCGCCGGCGGTGCCAGCCGGGTGTCATTGCCGGTCTTGAGCGCCAGCAGCAGCGGCGCGTCGTGCACGTTCTCCGCTTCGCCCAGGGTCATGCCCACCAGCGGGCTCTCGGCGCTGACCACCAGCTCGAACACGTCGCCTTCGATGCCGTAGGTCTTGGCGAAGTAGCTCTCGGTGCGCGCCGGGGTGACCCCGTCGTTGGCCAAGGTTTCCTCTTCGACCAGCTTGCGGTCGCCGAAGTAGCGGAAATACAGCAGCGAGGCAACCAGCAGCGCCACGCCGATCGGCAGCGGCGCGAACATGCGCAACGGTTCGATGGTGGCCAGGCCCGAGGGCAGGTTGTTGTTGGCCGACGCCAGCAGATCGTTGAGCAGGATCAGCGGCGAATTGCCCACCATGGTCAGCGCGCCGCCCATCACGATCGCCGCGGCGATCGGCAGCAGCAGGCGCTGCAGGGTCAGTCCGGTGCGTGCGGCCAGCCGCGAGGCCACCGGCAGGTACAGCGCCATCACCGATGGGTTCTGCATGAACGAGGAGTTCAAGCCGGCAATGGCGGTGGTCATCATCAGCAGGCGGGTTTCCACCCCGTGCCCGCGTCGCAGCAGCCAGGCGGCCAGCCGGTTCAACGCCCCGGTGCGGTCCAGGCCCGCACCGAGGATGGTGGTGGCGATGATGCTCATCACCGCGTTACCGGAGAAGCCGCCGAAGATTTCCTCCGGCGCGATCAAGCCGGTGACACCCAGGAC
This is a stretch of genomic DNA from Stenotrophomonas rhizophila. It encodes these proteins:
- a CDS encoding efflux RND transporter permease subunit, coding for MKLSNISIQRPVFAVVMSLLLVVLGVMSFTRLTLRELPAIDPPIVSVSVDYTGASAAVIESRITQVLEDALAGIEGIDTINARSSNGRAQVSIEFTSNRDIEAAANDVRDAVSRVADRMPEEARPPEIAKVESDADPIIWFNMTSSSMDTLELSDYADRYVVDRFSSLDGVAQVRIGGRQRYAMRIWLDRDQLAARGLTVGDVETALRNENVELPAGRIESADRDFTLRVERNYVKPEDFATIPLGKGADGYVVRMGDVAKIELASSERRAYYRSNGEPGIGLGIVKTSTANSLDVARTARAEAERVGQTLPEGTHIFVAFDNTTFIEAAVDRVYATLVEAMLLVLAVIWLFLGSFRAALIPAVTVPVCLVAAFIALYAFGFSINLLTLLALVLCIGLVVDDAIVVVENVQRRIDLGEPPLVASKRGTAQVAFAVIATTAVLVAVFLPVGFLEGNTGRLFRELAVALAAAVALSAFVSLTLTPMMASKLLKPHSGQPPKGLHGVINRNLDRVSAAYGRVLDAHVGRTWIYVVVMLLSLLASALLLKLLPSELAPAEDRGSFQIMIDGPEGAGYDYTVGQVQEVEKVVAGFVGDDKPIVRANPRVPGGFGASEEMHTGRISVFLQPWRERQAATPDVAADLQKHLDGIRGVRVRTQVGGGLVRSQGQPFQIVLGGPEYAEIAQWRDRMLARMADNPGLVGPDSDYKETRPQMRVNIDRQRAADLGVSVTAIGSALETMMGSRRVTTFVDNGEEYDVLVQAGRDGRATPADLAAIRVRASGGELVPLSNLVTLSEVAEAGNLNRFNRLRSITITAGLAPGYPLGEAIAWAQQTAREELPQHAQLDWKGESREYQNAGSAVLLTFAMALLVVYLVLAAQFESFIHPLVIMLTVPLGVLGALLGLYVSGGSINLFSQIGIVMLVGLAAKNGILIVEFANQLRDEGRDVHRAIVESSMVRLRPILMTSIATVVGAIPLVVAGGPGSASRGTIGIVVIFGVTVSTFLSLFVVPAFYSLLAPYTRSPEAVARELEKQEAETPSVGGHA
- a CDS encoding alanine/glycine:cation symporter family protein translates to MEATVHFINSIIWSKALIAVCLGAGLFFSVRTRFMQIRGFFEMCRLTVKGEKSDAGVSSFQALAMSMAGRMGIGNIAGVATAIAFGGPGAIFWMWVMGFVGASTSYVECTLAQIYKTKDAEGRYRGGPAYYIEKAMGMKWYALAFAVATIIAAGFLMPGVQANAIADSIINACRGGALCGPLDGQFMGLADVQALKLGIGVVVALLLGVVIFGGVKRIANFAEVVVPFMAAAFILMAIVIMIINYDRVPEMFGIIFDSAFGTHAAFGAMMGLAVEWGIKRGIYANEAGQGSGPHAAAASEVSHPAKQGYVQAFAIYFDTMMVCTATAFLILASGTYNVYSPVAGAEPIFQGLAGIPEGAGYAQAGVEAVLPGWGASFVSVAIFFFAFTTIMAYYYMAETNLSYINQNRKRPLTVLVLRLGIIGMVVFGAFHNATLAWALGDIGVGLMAWLNIIAILIVQKPAMLALRDYERQKKLGLDPTFDPDALGIKNADFWRQRKLELSRSE
- a CDS encoding TrmH family RNA methyltransferase, translating into MNDPWKNARRPSSRPPRATPLPPREGGTPPPPGRGNDELRLYGWNAVQALFDKRPQALRKLYLAESLIPRLQPMLKWCVSNRVGYRVVEEGDLNKLAATTHHEGVVADVLRAPMLELGEWLGTLPAGTPALALWLDGVGNPHNFGAILRSAAHFGVAGLLLPPGSTLALSGAAARVAEGGAESVPLVRLPAVPQAMQQLRDAGFGLAATLVDGGDNLFASDVPARLVYVMGAEGEGMDRELAQDCDAQVSIPGTGAVESLNVASATAVLLSHWYGRQVR
- a CDS encoding alanine/glycine:cation symporter family protein, yielding MTIESIVARLLDLVWSPALVGLCLLAGLYFSVRTRFIQLRALPDMLRLLFSSSSSASGVSSFQALSLSLSSRVGVGNIAGVAMAIAYGGPGAIFWMWCVAFLGASSAFIESTLAQIYKERDANGQYRGGPAYYIERALGQRWYAVAFAISAVIGCGLFLPGTQSNAIASALDGAWGVPASASAAGMVVVIGLVIFGGVRRIASVTQVVVPIMAIGYLLVAAVVMALNVDALPGMARLIVDSAFGTDAAFGAMIGTAIQWGVRRGVMSNEAGMGSGAHPAAAAEVSHPVKQGLVQAFSVYIDTLVVCSATAFLVLSTGAYNVYDPAAASHAGMLVANVPGLAAGPHFVQHAVESALPGFGTAFIALAILPFAFSTILALYYNAETNVVYLCRNQHRPWVLRLFQVAFLGVATWSAVNTATVAWSLGDIGVGLMSWLNIIALLLLQKPALAALRDYEKSRRAGIDPVFNPQVAGVARAELWNEIAARGGK